The Faecalibacter sp. LW9 genome has a segment encoding these proteins:
- a CDS encoding UbiA prenyltransferase family protein, translating to MNQYLKLIRVKQWVKNLFVFIPVFFSGHFFHTDLVFQSFLGFILFSFVASSIYIVNDYVDIEKDKRHPEKKFRPLAAGTVSKSNAKVLFTSLVGISLIGTVLLDNYKVGIILLAYFLLNIAYSFKLKQIAILDVMIIATGFLMRVFVGGYITGIVISDWTILLIFTLALILALGKRRGELINSELTGETRKSLDGYNEPFVNAALVITCTVTIVCYLMFILSTETQLKFHHYIIYTFVFVFAGVLRYLQQTFVFQRTESPTKLIFKDVFLQILIVMWGISYFLLIYFKS from the coding sequence ATGAACCAATACCTAAAACTTATAAGAGTAAAACAATGGGTTAAAAATTTATTCGTTTTTATCCCTGTTTTTTTCTCAGGTCATTTCTTTCATACCGATTTAGTCTTTCAATCGTTTTTAGGATTTATTCTATTTAGTTTTGTAGCGAGTAGTATTTACATTGTTAATGATTATGTAGATATCGAAAAAGATAAAAGACATCCTGAGAAAAAGTTTAGACCATTAGCTGCCGGAACAGTTTCTAAGTCCAATGCGAAAGTACTATTCACTTCTCTAGTAGGTATATCATTGATTGGGACAGTTTTGTTAGACAATTATAAAGTCGGGATAATTTTATTGGCATATTTTTTATTAAACATTGCTTACTCGTTTAAATTAAAACAAATTGCTATCCTTGATGTCATGATTATTGCCACAGGATTTTTGATGAGGGTTTTTGTCGGGGGGTATATCACTGGAATTGTGATTTCAGACTGGACGATCTTACTTATTTTTACATTAGCTTTAATTTTAGCGCTAGGGAAAAGAAGAGGTGAATTAATTAATAGCGAGTTAACGGGGGAAACTCGAAAATCTTTGGATGGATATAATGAACCTTTTGTTAATGCTGCACTAGTTATTACATGTACTGTAACCATTGTATGTTATTTAATGTTTATTCTTTCGACAGAAACTCAACTTAAATTTCATCATTACATCATCTATACTTTTGTATTCGTATTTGCGGGGGTTCTACGGTATTTGCAACAAACATTTGTATTTCAGAGAACAGAATCACCAACCAAATTAATATTTAAAGATGTTTTTCTTCAAATCTTAATTGTGATGTGGGGAATTTCCTATTTCTTACTAATTTATTTTAAATCATGA
- a CDS encoding FAD-binding oxidoreductase — translation MRINKSKNIANWGLYPSIRTNEYEPQSIEEFKEAIASTNKLIARGNGRCYGDASLQNDVVSTRRWNKFIEFDRERGYIEVEAGVLLSDILEVSVPAGYFITVTPGTKFITVGGAIASDVHGKNHHVDGCFSEHVVYFDLMIENGEVLRCSRDMNADLFWSTIGGMGLTGVILSARFLLTKIETAYIRNEAIQAKNLDEIFQLFEESESWTYTVAWLDCLQKGEALGKSIMLRGEHATLDEVPEKIKKNPLKIKKKPKLNIPFFFPNFVLNPWSIKIFNWLYFNKQVKKHVQNFVDYDQFFYPLDMVHNWNRIYGKSGFIQYQFVIPKENGLEGMREILRTIAESGNGSFLVVLKLFGENNPKAYNSFPKPGYTLALDFKVNKGLKKLIENLDLIVEAFGGRIYRTKDAMSKPSLTDYLKNTDSSKFESLQNERINR, via the coding sequence ATGAGAATCAATAAATCAAAAAATATAGCCAATTGGGGATTGTATCCTTCGATTCGTACGAATGAATATGAACCTCAATCTATAGAAGAATTTAAAGAAGCTATAGCATCAACAAATAAATTAATTGCCAGAGGAAATGGGAGATGTTATGGAGATGCTTCATTACAAAACGATGTTGTATCCACTCGTCGATGGAATAAATTTATCGAATTTGATCGTGAGCGTGGATACATCGAAGTGGAAGCGGGTGTATTATTATCGGATATTTTAGAAGTATCTGTCCCAGCAGGTTACTTTATAACTGTAACACCGGGTACCAAGTTTATCACGGTGGGAGGGGCTATTGCTTCAGATGTACATGGTAAGAATCATCATGTGGATGGATGTTTTTCAGAACATGTTGTCTATTTTGATTTAATGATCGAGAATGGAGAAGTTTTAAGATGTTCTCGTGACATGAATGCTGATTTATTTTGGTCGACGATTGGAGGAATGGGGCTTACAGGAGTTATTTTATCGGCTCGATTTTTATTAACAAAAATTGAAACAGCTTATATCAGAAATGAAGCCATCCAAGCTAAAAACCTCGATGAAATCTTTCAATTGTTTGAGGAATCTGAATCATGGACTTACACAGTAGCATGGTTAGATTGTTTGCAAAAAGGAGAAGCTTTAGGGAAATCGATTATGTTGCGTGGAGAACATGCTACATTGGATGAGGTTCCCGAGAAAATAAAGAAGAATCCATTAAAAATTAAAAAGAAACCAAAACTTAATATTCCATTCTTCTTTCCCAACTTTGTTTTAAATCCATGGTCAATTAAAATTTTTAATTGGCTGTACTTTAATAAACAAGTGAAGAAGCATGTCCAAAATTTTGTGGATTATGATCAATTCTTCTATCCATTGGACATGGTGCATAATTGGAATCGAATTTATGGAAAGAGTGGATTTATTCAATACCAATTTGTGATTCCAAAAGAAAACGGGTTAGAAGGAATGAGAGAAATTCTTCGAACAATTGCAGAGAGTGGAAATGGCTCGTTCTTAGTTGTTCTAAAATTATTTGGAGAAAATAATCCCAAAGCATACAATTCTTTTCCAAAGCCTGGATACACTTTAGCGCTAGATTTTAAAGTGAATAAGGGTTTGAAAAAGTTAATTGAGAATTTAGACTTAATTGTTGAAGCATTTGGAGGAAGAATTTATCGTACCAAAGATGCGATGTCTAAACCTAGCTTAACGGATTATTTAAAAAATACAGATTCATCTAAATTTGAATCTTTACAAAACGAACGTATAAATCGATAG